A region from the Populus trichocarpa isolate Nisqually-1 chromosome 18, P.trichocarpa_v4.1, whole genome shotgun sequence genome encodes:
- the LOC7461616 gene encoding VAN3-binding protein isoform X2 codes for MDSIMKPSPSEAHPETMDFLSSTWCNFAVQALQPDLQNQPIILLDNPIKKLDCDVMKPPFSMDKSVKMDDAFKSLPPWKSNDMKSWIWMQQAMHPELNYNSCFRKKWFPWKNILPFKTISIKKWLKEIKLKRKEEERLQKAEVHAAISVAGVAAALAAIAAENSKKDESSTAKEAAIASAAALVAAKCAQVAEAMGAKREQLSSAIGSAMSGTNASDIVTLTAAATTSLKGAATLKARTGCKNRLNAPVLPLEDNNDIDFDFEKCRSVLANGTELHVETPDGNFRVRSVSIILSSKAKVILKLRKLNILKGKKESIVLDLHAELYKDLEADRETGHTCYLIVLTTNMGIIKLDMGDDYHRYKTWATTINHMLMLSTSYANYGLQFYEH; via the exons ATGGATTCAATTATGAAGCCATCTCCCTCTGAGGCACATCCTGAGACAATGGATTTTCTTTCGAGCACTTGGTGCAACTTTGCTGTTCAAGCTCTCCAACCAGACTTGCAAAACCAGCCGATTATTCTCCTAGATAATCCAATCAAGAAACTCGATTGCGACGTCATGAAACCTCCTTTCTCG ATGGACAAGAGTGTCAAAATGGATGATGCCTTCAAGTCTCTGCCACCATGGAAATCCAATGATATGAAG TCATGGATATGGATGCAACAAGCAATGCATCCTGAACTGAACTACAACAGTTGTTTCCGCAAGAAATGG TTCCCATGGAAAAATATACTGCCCTTTAAGACCATTTCAATAAAGAAATGGTTGAAAGAGATAAAGCTGAAgcgaaaagaagaagagaggctACAAAAAGCTGAAGTACATGCAGCTATATCAGTAGCAGGAGTAGCTGCTGCCTTAGCTGCAATTGCTGCTGAGAACTCCAAGAAAGATGAATCCAGCACTGCCAAGGAGGCTGCCATAGCCTCTGCTGCTGCTTTGGTTGCAGCTAAATGCGCACAAGTCGCAGAAGCAATGGGGGCAAAGAGAGAGCAGCTTAGCAGTGCCATAGGCTCAGCCATGAGTGGCACAAATGCAAGTGACATAGTAACACTCACAGCTGCTGCAACAACTT CATTGAAAGGAGCTGCTACCCTTAAAGCAAGAACAGGATGCAAGAACAGACTAAATGCACCAGTTCTCCCTTTAGAGGATAACAATGACATTGATTTTGACTTTGAGAAGTGTAGATCAGTACTTGCCAATGGAACAGAGCTCCATGTTGAAACACCTGATG GAAATTTCAGGGTGAGATCTGTGTCTATCATCCTTAGCAGCAAAGCCAAG GTTATTCTTAAGTTGAGGAAGCTCAATATCCTGAAAGGCAAGAAGGAAA GTATTGTACTGGACTTGCATGCTGAGTTGTACAAAGATTTAGAAGCTGATCGAGAGACTGGTCATACATGTTATCTTATCGTGTTAACAACCAATATGGGGATAATCAAGCTAGATATGGGGGATGATTATCATCGTTACAAGACATGGGCCACAACCATTAATCACATGCTCATGCTCTCTACTTCTTATGCAAACTATGGGCTTCAATTCTATGAACACTGA
- the LOC7461616 gene encoding VAN3-binding protein isoform X1 codes for MDSIMKPSPSEAHPETMDFLSSTWCNFAVQALQPDLQNQPIILLDNPIKKLDCDVMKPPFSKMDKSVKMDDAFKSLPPWKSNDMKSWIWMQQAMHPELNYNSCFRKKWFPWKNILPFKTISIKKWLKEIKLKRKEEERLQKAEVHAAISVAGVAAALAAIAAENSKKDESSTAKEAAIASAAALVAAKCAQVAEAMGAKREQLSSAIGSAMSGTNASDIVTLTAAATTSLKGAATLKARTGCKNRLNAPVLPLEDNNDIDFDFEKCRSVLANGTELHVETPDGNFRVRSVSIILSSKAKVILKLRKLNILKGKKESIVLDLHAELYKDLEADRETGHTCYLIVLTTNMGIIKLDMGDDYHRYKTWATTINHMLMLSTSYANYGLQFYEH; via the exons ATGGATTCAATTATGAAGCCATCTCCCTCTGAGGCACATCCTGAGACAATGGATTTTCTTTCGAGCACTTGGTGCAACTTTGCTGTTCAAGCTCTCCAACCAGACTTGCAAAACCAGCCGATTATTCTCCTAGATAATCCAATCAAGAAACTCGATTGCGACGTCATGAAACCTCCTTTCTCG AAGATGGACAAGAGTGTCAAAATGGATGATGCCTTCAAGTCTCTGCCACCATGGAAATCCAATGATATGAAG TCATGGATATGGATGCAACAAGCAATGCATCCTGAACTGAACTACAACAGTTGTTTCCGCAAGAAATGG TTCCCATGGAAAAATATACTGCCCTTTAAGACCATTTCAATAAAGAAATGGTTGAAAGAGATAAAGCTGAAgcgaaaagaagaagagaggctACAAAAAGCTGAAGTACATGCAGCTATATCAGTAGCAGGAGTAGCTGCTGCCTTAGCTGCAATTGCTGCTGAGAACTCCAAGAAAGATGAATCCAGCACTGCCAAGGAGGCTGCCATAGCCTCTGCTGCTGCTTTGGTTGCAGCTAAATGCGCACAAGTCGCAGAAGCAATGGGGGCAAAGAGAGAGCAGCTTAGCAGTGCCATAGGCTCAGCCATGAGTGGCACAAATGCAAGTGACATAGTAACACTCACAGCTGCTGCAACAACTT CATTGAAAGGAGCTGCTACCCTTAAAGCAAGAACAGGATGCAAGAACAGACTAAATGCACCAGTTCTCCCTTTAGAGGATAACAATGACATTGATTTTGACTTTGAGAAGTGTAGATCAGTACTTGCCAATGGAACAGAGCTCCATGTTGAAACACCTGATG GAAATTTCAGGGTGAGATCTGTGTCTATCATCCTTAGCAGCAAAGCCAAG GTTATTCTTAAGTTGAGGAAGCTCAATATCCTGAAAGGCAAGAAGGAAA GTATTGTACTGGACTTGCATGCTGAGTTGTACAAAGATTTAGAAGCTGATCGAGAGACTGGTCATACATGTTATCTTATCGTGTTAACAACCAATATGGGGATAATCAAGCTAGATATGGGGGATGATTATCATCGTTACAAGACATGGGCCACAACCATTAATCACATGCTCATGCTCTCTACTTCTTATGCAAACTATGGGCTTCAATTCTATGAACACTGA
- the LOC7461615 gene encoding mannosyltransferase APTG1, whose amino-acid sequence MNQRRNASSKSQPTKPLITKSPDISKQKGYKSQKSNFFSSEKNIFTLCLAFRIANSLLIRTYFNPDEHWQALEVAHRIVFGYGHLTWEWRKGIRSYFHPLLFAVLYKVLALFGLDTPWFMAHAPRLLQALFSAVGDLYFYRLSNAIFGNFVAKWALFSQLANWFMFFCFNRTLSNSLETVLTLVGLYYWPCMRASPSKVPLVLRKWGLAIAALACAIRPTSAITWVYVGLLELAVTRDRLKFLVLEVVPIGALVLGLSCLLDRLMYGSWVIVPLNFLKFNFLSSGGDYYGTHKWHWYFSQGFTVMLFTFLPFSIAGSIKSKCWKLSGLIAWVLIVYSIQGHKEFRFVLPMLPIALMFSGYSLSVMAKSDSDSRRKGSPNSHMKRPSKVGFAIFFLLATNIPMALYMSLVHQRGTEDVMIYLSKEAQNEKVKGILFLMPCHATPYYSTLHYDLPMRILDCSPSEEKGIPDESDHFMMDPVSFVTRMTNGSLPSHVVLFDSEEKLLRDFLISHSFTEIRRFFHAHFKVDRDLQASVVVYALAN is encoded by the exons ATGAATCAGAGACGAAATGCATCATCTAAATCACAACCCACTAAACCCTTAATAACCAAAAGCCCTGATATCTCCAAACAAAAAGGATACAAATCCCAGAAGTCCAATTTCTTTTCGTCTGAAAAGAATATCTTTACACTCTGTTTGGCTTTCCGAATTGCCAATTCGCTGTTGATTCGAACTTATTTCAATCCAGATGAGCACTGGCAAGCCCTTGAAGTTGCCCATCGAATTGTATTTGG GTATGGTCATTTGACATGGGAATGGAGGAAGGGGATTCGTAGCTATTTCCACCCGTTGTTGTTTGCTGTGCTGTACAAAGTTCTTGCACTGTTTGGTCTTGATACTCCATGGTTCATG GCTCACGCACCACGGTTGCTGCAAGCCCTGTTTTCTGCAGTTGGTGATTTATATTTCTACAGACTTTCAAATGCTATCTTTGGCAATTTTGTGGCAAAATGGGca CTTTTTTCTCAATTGGCAAACTGGTTCATGTTTTTCTGCTTCAACCGTACATTGTCAAATAGTTTGGAAACAGTTCTTACGCTGGTTGGATTATACTACTGGCCCTGTATGAGAGCTTCTCCCAGCAAAGTTCCCCTGGTTTTAAGGAAGTGGGGTTTGGCTATAGCAGCATTAGCTTGTGCAATCCGGCCAACAAGTGCTATTACATGGGTCTATGTTGGCCTTCTTGAGCTGGCTGTAACACGTGATAGATTAAAATTCCTTGTTCTGGAGGTGGTCCCCATTGG GGCTTTGGTGCTTGGGCTTTCATGTTTATTGGATCGTTTGATGTATGGCTCATGGGTCATTGTACCCCTTAATTTTCTCAAgttcaattttctttcatctGGCGGAGATTATTACGGAACTCACAAGTGGCACTGGTACTTCTCTCAAGGATTTACAGTCATGCTCTTCACATTCTTACCATTTTCAATTGCTGGCAGCATAAAGTCTAAATGCTGGAAGCTCTCTGGACTCATTGCATGGGTTTTAATTGTTTACAGTATTCAGGGGCATAAAGAATTCAG GTTTGTGTTGCCTATGCTCCCGATAGCTTTGATGTTCTCTGGATATTCGTTATCTGTTATGGCAAAATCTGATTCTGATAGTAGAAGAAAAGGTTCTCCTAACAGTCACATGAAAAGGCCCTCAAAAGTGGGATTTGCCATCTTTTTCTTGCTTGCCACTAACATTCCGATGGCCTTGTACATGAGCTTGGTTCATCAG AGAGGAACTGAGGATGTCATGATTTATCTATCCAAAGAAGCGCAAAATGAGAAAGTAAAGGGTATCCTGTTTCTAATGCCCTGCCATGCCACTCCTTACTACTCCACACTGCATTATGATCTGCCAATGCGTATTCTGGATTGTTCTCCAAG TGAAGAGAAAGGAATCCCAGATGAGTCAGACCACTTCATGATGGATCCTGTTAGTTTTGTAACACGGATGACAAACGGGTCTTTGCCTAGTCATGTTGTATTATTTGATTCTGAGGAGAAGTTGTTAAGAGATTTTCTGATTTCACATTCTTTCACAGAG ATAAGAAGGTTTTTCCATGCCCACTTCAAGGTGGACCGTGATCTTCAAGCATCAGTGGTTGTATATGCTTTGGCTAACTAG
- the LOC7493353 gene encoding RING-H2 finger protein ATL13 isoform X2, giving the protein MNWVLLQIKESPFISPTQQPYFLSQPPPQPKLDTDGFNLSTRVSPSILLIIIILAIIFFVSGLLHLLVRFLSRPPNRETDDLESVTALQGQLQQLFHLHDAGVDQTFIDALPVFHYKAIIGLKNPFDCAVCLCEFEPEDKLRLLPKCSHAFHMECIDTWLLSHSTCPLCRACLLSDFSPNNSCSPIVLVLESGGESSREIVNDREADIGRTTSVLTTNSHLSCHGDNELGSSRLDISHKSSEILTKDDSVPDSAPTIVVDSWDKVVPVKLGKFRNVDNGEGSSTINVDSRRCYSMGSFEYVLDENSSLQVPVRTPMKKQSSKKPTLPLTPGHRPAMSECDCESRREFDGFESLKSVEVNGTASIVSSSGNGIGRSKRESFSISKIWLRGKKVKQNSPEDSSRRAFSFRFPVNKNVVAGDDLKMKKGDGDVRTDSEISFGRWENGDGQWGCDEQNQSCNSLELQVKTPSFARRTLLWLVGRQNKNPFP; this is encoded by the exons atgaattgGGTTCTCCTTCAAATCAAAGAAAGCCCCTTTATTTCTCCAACCCAGCAACCATATTTTCTTTCTCAGCCACCTCCACAACCAAAACTTGATACTGATGGTTTCAACTTGAGCACCAGGGTTAGTCCTAGTATATTGCTTATCATTATAATTCTagctattattttctttgtttctggTTTGCTTCACCTGCTAGTTAGATTTCTTTCAAGACCACCTAATAGGGAAACTGATGACTTGGAGAGTGTGACTGCTCTCCAAGGTCAGTTGCAGCAACTCTTTCACCTTCATGATGCTGGTGTTGACCAGACATTTATAGATGCTCTCCCTGTGTTCCACTACAAAGCCATTATAGGATTGAAGAACCCTTTTGACTGTGCTGTTTGTTTGTGTGAATTTGAGCCTGAAGATAAGCTTAGGTTGTTGCCAAAATGCAGTCATGCCTTTCACATGGAGTGTATAGACACATGGCTCTTGTCTCACTCCACTTGCCCTCTTTGTAGAGCTTGCTTGCTCTCTGATTTCTCTCCAAACAATAGCTGCTCTCCCattgttcttgttcttgaatCTGGAGGTGAGAGCTCAAGAGAGATTGTTAATGATAGAGAGGCTGATATTGGCAGAACCACTTCAGTTTTGACTACAAATTCCCATCTGAGTTGTCATGGAGACAATGAATTGGGATCATCGCGTTTGGATATTTCACACAAGTCGAGTGAAATCTTGACAAAAGATGATTCTGTCCCAGATTCTGCCCCTACAATAGTAGTGGATTCATGGGATAAGGTTGTTCCTGTTAAGCTAGGAAAGTTTAGGAATGTGGATAATGGTGAAGGGAGTAGCACTATTAATGTTGATTCAAGAAGGTGCTATTCTATGGGGTCATTTGAGTATGTATTGGATGAGAATTCTTCATTGCAAGTACCTGTAAGGACTCCAATGAAGAAGCAGTCAAGCAAGAAGCCTACTTTGCCTTTAACACCTGGTCACAGGCCAGCAATGTCTGAATGTGATTGTGAATCAAGAAGAGAATTTGATGGTTTTGAAAGCCTTAAAAGTGTTGAAGTTAACGGGACTGCTAGTATTGTTTCGAGCAGCGGTAATGGCATTGGTAGAAGCAAGAGAGAGAGCTTTTCTATATCAAAGATATGGCTTAGAGGGAAAAAGGTGAAGCAGAATTCACCAGAGGATTCTTCAAGAAGGGCCTTTTCCTTTCGATTTCCAGTGAATAAAAATGTTGTTGCCGGTGAtgatttgaagatgaagaagggGGATGGTGATGTGAGGACCGATTCTGAAATAAGCTTTGGCAGGTGGGAAAATGGAGATGGTCAATGGGGTTGTGATGAGCAGAATCAGAGTTGTAATAGTTTGGAATTACAAGTAAAAACACCTTCCTTTGCAAGGAGGACTCTGCTTTGGCTTGTGGGAAGACAAAACAAG AATCCATTTCCTTGA
- the LOC7461614 gene encoding cation/H(+) antiporter 4 → MDPLKLSNVIVNSTGEFHESVTCFTLPPKVNSPGLEEYLVNSKFEPLSYTLPNLEVLMAVVFGITQVLNFAFRRIGLPSLISQILAGLIFNPAVLPHSVSKVLFSRAGVENLVTVATMGYQLFMFQSGVKMDMEMLRNVEGKVLLLGVSCVLLPLLLGLATLTVMTKKEYLMNFFIATVYSMSSFPVIVSLLHELKLLNSQLGRLGLSTALVSDLVGLLLLIVSSLLRAADHELNETGDGVIGMLVFILTVALILRPALNLLARKMCDSLKELYVYFIISLFLGSVLLSHINGLAVFYGPFIVGLAVPSGPPLGSSVLEKFEAITGYILAIFVTSCGMRVDFANTKFDEIKLSIAAVALTVITSAKFLVCYVSHSFFWESPTKNGAAFALIMCAKGVVELALYSFLDDAQAIMDDAFIFMVGTVIVFGSVVPILVRRLYNPEKRYVGCLKRNLIESRQNSELQIISCIHAPGDVNAVINLLDASCGGDSPTAVTVLHHIKLVGQSTPLFISHRKGRVIVCDYLHSMNVIRLFNEFEQNSRGSLSVNAVTAVSLLKFMYDDIFSLAVEKLASLIILPFHIRWWKQDGSIQSEDQSLRELNNRVLEKAPCSVGILVDRCSNRRLVYKEDAPAVINVAMIFLGGDDDREALTFAIRMAQDTRVKLCVAHLLPANLNELEAKQDNVALKGVKEKDHITFGEEVVDGAATTVSLIRSMVPEYELIIVGRRDNLDGITPQTSGLRQWCEYPELGLIGDLIISDDNKADCSLFVVQQAREQVEEQQQQMP, encoded by the exons ATGGATCCCTTAAAACTGTCAAATGTAATCGTCAATTCAACTGGAGAATTTCATGAATCGGTCACTTGTTTCACCCTACCTCCAAAGGTAAATTCACCTGGATTGGAAGAGTACTTGGTCAACAGCAAATTTGAACCATTGAGTTATACATTGCCAAATCTGGAGGTGCTCATGGCGGTGGTATTTGGTATCACCCAGGTCTTGAATTTTGCGTTCAGAAGAATAGGACTGCCATCGCTAATCTCACAGATTCTT GCAGGCCTGATTTTCAATCCAGCAGTGCTTCCTCATAGTGTTTCAAAGGTTCTATTTTCAAGGGCAGGTGTAGAAAATCTTGTTACAGTAGCAACAATGGGCTACCAGTTGTTTATGTTTCAAAGTGGAGTAAAAATGGATATGGAGATGTTAAGAAATGTAGAAGGAAAGGTCTTACTTCTTGGTGTTTCTTGTGTATTATTACCACTTCTACTCGGTCTAGCAACCTTAACAGTTATGACCAAGAAAGAgtatttaatgaatttctttATTGCAACAGTGTATTCGATGTCTTCATTTCCTGTGATAGTTAGCCTTCTCCATGAGCTAAAACTTCTAAACTCACAACTCGGCCGGTTAGGACTGTCAACAGCGCTAGTTAGTGACCTTGTTGGCCTTCTGCTTCTTATTGTTTCATCTTTGCTGAGAGCAGCAGACCACGAGCTCAATGAAACCGGAGATGGTGTAATAGGGATGCTTGTTTTCATCCTTACTGTTGCATTGATTCTTAGACCAGCATTGAATCTTCTAGCAAGAAAGATGTGTGATAGCCTGAAGGAATTGTACGTTTACTTCATCATTTCACTGTTCCTGGGTTCTGTGTTGCTTTCACATATTAATGGATTGGCTGTTTTTTATGGGCCCTTTATTGTTGGTCTAGCTGTGCCATCTGGACCGCCACTGGGATCTTCTGTTTTGGAGAAGTTCGAAGCAATTACAGGTTACATCCTTGCAATTTTTGTCACATCATGTGGCATGAGGGTGGATTTTGCAAACACAAAATTTGACGAGATCAAGTTATCAATCGCTGCAGTTGCTCTTACTGTGATTACCTCGGCCAAATTCTTGGTGTGTTACGTTTCACATTCATTCTTTTGGGAATCGCCAACAAAAAATGGTGCTGCCTTTGCCCTCATAATGTGTGCGAAAGGCGTCGTTGAGTTGGCCTTGTACAGTTTCTTGGATGATGCTCAG GCAATAATGGATGATGCTTTCATTTTCATGGTTGGTACAGTCATCGTCTTTGGCAGCGTTGTACCAATTCTTGTGAGAAGGCTATACAATCCTGAAAAGAGATATGTAGGATGCCTGAAAAGGAATCTCATAGAGTCCAGGCAAAATTCAGAGCTGCAAATTATTTCTTGTATCCATGCACCAGGAGATGTGAATGCGGTAATAAATCTTCTTGATGCCTCCTGTGGTGGAGATAGCCCTACTGCGGTTACAGTGCTTCACCACATCAAGCTTGTCGGGCAATCTACTCCACTCTTCATTTCCCACCGAAAGGGGAGGGTAATAGTCTGTGATTATTTACATTCAATGAACGTCATTCGTTTGTTCAACGAATTCGAGCAAAACAGTCGTGGATCGTTGTCGGTGAATGCAGTCACAGCAGTCTCTCTGCTGAAATTCATGTATGATGATATTTTCTCACTGGCAGTGGAGAAGCTCGCATCTCTTATAATACTTCCATTTCACATTAGATGGTGGAAACAAGATGGTTCAATTCAATCAGAGGACCAAAGCCTAAGGGAATTGAATAACAGGGTCCTTGAAAAGGCACCTTGCTCTGTAGGGATACTAGTTGATAGATGCAGTAACCGGCGGCTAGTCTACAAAGAAGATGCGCCAGCAGTAATCAATGTTGCTATGATCTTCCTGGGAGGTGATGATGATAGAGAAGCCTTAACTTTTGCTATTCGCATGGCACAAGACACCAGGGTTAAATTGTGTGTGGCACATCTCCTTCCAGCAAACTTGAACGAACTGGAAGCAAAACAAGATAATGTGGCGTTGAAGGGAGTGAAGGAAAAGGATCATATTACGTTTGGAGAAGAAGTGGTAGATGGAGCAGCAACAACTGTTTCACTTATTAGATCCATGGTGCCTGAATACGAGCTTATAATTGTGGGTCGAAGAGACAACTTGGATGGCATTACCCCACAGACAAGTGGTCTAAGACAATGGTGTGAGTATCCGGAGCTGGGGCTAATAGGAGACCTCATCATATCGGATGACAACAAGGCAGACTGTTCCTTATTTGTTGTTCAGCAGGCACGAGAACAAGTAGAAGAACAGCAACAACAAATGCCTTAG
- the LOC7493353 gene encoding RING-H2 finger protein ATL13 isoform X1, which yields MNWVLLQIKESPFISPTQQPYFLSQPPPQPKLDTDGFNLSTRVSPSILLIIIILAIIFFVSGLLHLLVRFLSRPPNRETDDLESVTALQGQLQQLFHLHDAGVDQTFIDALPVFHYKAIIGLKNPFDCAVCLCEFEPEDKLRLLPKCSHAFHMECIDTWLLSHSTCPLCRACLLSDFSPNNSCSPIVLVLESGGESSREIVNDREADIGRTTSVLTTNSHLSCHGDNELGSSRLDISHKSSEILTKDDSVPDSAPTIVVDSWDKVVPVKLGKFRNVDNGEGSSTINVDSRRCYSMGSFEYVLDENSSLQVPVRTPMKKQSSKKPTLPLTPGHRPAMSECDCESRREFDGFESLKSVEVNGTASIVSSSGNGIGRSKRESFSISKIWLRGKKVKQNSPEDSSRRAFSFRFPVNKNVVAGDDLKMKKGDGDVRTDSEISFGRWENGDGQWGCDEQNQSCNSLELQVKTPSFARRTLLWLVGRQNKHCRCREAKTILL from the exons atgaattgGGTTCTCCTTCAAATCAAAGAAAGCCCCTTTATTTCTCCAACCCAGCAACCATATTTTCTTTCTCAGCCACCTCCACAACCAAAACTTGATACTGATGGTTTCAACTTGAGCACCAGGGTTAGTCCTAGTATATTGCTTATCATTATAATTCTagctattattttctttgtttctggTTTGCTTCACCTGCTAGTTAGATTTCTTTCAAGACCACCTAATAGGGAAACTGATGACTTGGAGAGTGTGACTGCTCTCCAAGGTCAGTTGCAGCAACTCTTTCACCTTCATGATGCTGGTGTTGACCAGACATTTATAGATGCTCTCCCTGTGTTCCACTACAAAGCCATTATAGGATTGAAGAACCCTTTTGACTGTGCTGTTTGTTTGTGTGAATTTGAGCCTGAAGATAAGCTTAGGTTGTTGCCAAAATGCAGTCATGCCTTTCACATGGAGTGTATAGACACATGGCTCTTGTCTCACTCCACTTGCCCTCTTTGTAGAGCTTGCTTGCTCTCTGATTTCTCTCCAAACAATAGCTGCTCTCCCattgttcttgttcttgaatCTGGAGGTGAGAGCTCAAGAGAGATTGTTAATGATAGAGAGGCTGATATTGGCAGAACCACTTCAGTTTTGACTACAAATTCCCATCTGAGTTGTCATGGAGACAATGAATTGGGATCATCGCGTTTGGATATTTCACACAAGTCGAGTGAAATCTTGACAAAAGATGATTCTGTCCCAGATTCTGCCCCTACAATAGTAGTGGATTCATGGGATAAGGTTGTTCCTGTTAAGCTAGGAAAGTTTAGGAATGTGGATAATGGTGAAGGGAGTAGCACTATTAATGTTGATTCAAGAAGGTGCTATTCTATGGGGTCATTTGAGTATGTATTGGATGAGAATTCTTCATTGCAAGTACCTGTAAGGACTCCAATGAAGAAGCAGTCAAGCAAGAAGCCTACTTTGCCTTTAACACCTGGTCACAGGCCAGCAATGTCTGAATGTGATTGTGAATCAAGAAGAGAATTTGATGGTTTTGAAAGCCTTAAAAGTGTTGAAGTTAACGGGACTGCTAGTATTGTTTCGAGCAGCGGTAATGGCATTGGTAGAAGCAAGAGAGAGAGCTTTTCTATATCAAAGATATGGCTTAGAGGGAAAAAGGTGAAGCAGAATTCACCAGAGGATTCTTCAAGAAGGGCCTTTTCCTTTCGATTTCCAGTGAATAAAAATGTTGTTGCCGGTGAtgatttgaagatgaagaagggGGATGGTGATGTGAGGACCGATTCTGAAATAAGCTTTGGCAGGTGGGAAAATGGAGATGGTCAATGGGGTTGTGATGAGCAGAATCAGAGTTGTAATAGTTTGGAATTACAAGTAAAAACACCTTCCTTTGCAAGGAGGACTCTGCTTTGGCTTGTGGGAAGACAAAACAAG CATTGTAGGTGTCGTGAAGCAAAGACCATTCTTTTATGA